CTTCACAGTATGTGGGGGCACGAGCCAACGGATGAGTAGCGCGATAGCAGACTCACGGTCAGCCGAGACGCCGTCCCGGGACGACGTGTTCGAGGTACTCAGCAACGGTCGCCGCCGCAACGTGGTGCGGGCGTTGGAACGTGCTGGCGGCACTGTCGAGATCAGCGATCTCGCAGAGCAGGTCGCCGCCTGGGAGAACGATGTCCCACCGGAGGAGGTGACCTATCACCAGCGCAAGCGGACCTATACCGCTCTCCAGCAGTTCCACCTGCCGAAGATGGACGAAGCGGGGGCGCTACACTACGACAGCGACCGGGGAGTGATAGAGCCTGCCGACGACCTCGCCGACTTCAACGTCTATCTCGAGGTGGTGCCGGGGAGTAGCTTCCCTCGGAGTAAGTTGTACCTCGGCTTGGCGACTGCGTGTGTCGTCCTCGGGGTAGCCGGGTGGGTCGGACTGTTTCCGGTGACACTGGTACCGCCGCTGGCGTGGGGAGCGGTCTTCGTCGGTCTGTTCGTCGGAGCCGCACTCGTCCAGCGCCGAGCAAGCCAGAGCGTGGAAGCGGACGCCGACGGATCAGGCTACGGATCATGAGCATGCCTTCCCGACACACCGGCTGCGCGAGGACCGTTCGCTCGCCGAGTAGTGTTCGGTACTGCTTCGACGAGTGGAGGCGATCCGGATGACTGGCGACGCTGACGAGACGAGCCACGGGACGGTCCACTGGCTACGAGAGCAGATCGACCTGGCTGCCGGTGAGAGAATCGACGTGCCCGGTGTCGGTGGGCTCGGCCGACTCGCGACGATCGACCACCTCCGCAGAGCAGCCGATGACAGGATCGACGAGAGCGGCGCGGACGGGGACTGCAGAACGTCCGAGGTAGCCAGGGTGGACGTCTCCCGGCGCTCGATCCTCGCCGGGATGACGACCATCGGTGCCTCCGGAGCGCTGGCTGGAGCCGGCACCAGCGGACTGTTGAGCGACACCGAGCGACTCGGCGGTGACGACTCCGGTATCGTCGTGACGACCGGTGAGGTCGGCCTTCGGCTGGCCTGGCAGGAGGAGTACGACCCTCGCGACGGGAGTGGACAGACCGCTACCTCACCGGGGAGCGAGTGGCAGGGCGACTGTCCGGTATCGGGGTTCGTCGACGATCCGCCGAGCGCGTTCACCCTCACAGACCGCGTCCGGCCGGGAGACAGCGGGACGATCCGAATCGGCTTCGACGCCATCGGTAATCCCGGCTGGTTGTGGGGCGCGCTGTCGACGGACTGTCCCGGCGGCCCGCTGTCGGCGGCCATCGACGCGACGGCCACGTTCGGGCGCTGTACGGGCGGGAGTCTCGCGGTCGAACCGATCTACGCGGATGGCGAATCACACAGCCGGTTGACGGGGTCACTGTGTGCAGTGCTGGGGACGATCGCCGGCGGGGTCCGGTTCGGCGACGGCTGTCTCGATCCCGAGGAGACCTACCGGCTGGACATCGACTGGTCGTTCAGGCCACTCCCCGATCAGGTGTCCCGTAACGGGGCTCCGGACGCTGAGACTCCGGAGTACAGCGACGCCAGCGTCGCCTTTGGCTTCGACTATCACTACGTTCAGTGTCGCCATACCCCCAGTTCCGCGAGTCCGTTCGACGGTCAGCGCTGTGACTGTCCCGGGCGCTTCGGCATCAGCAACGTCGAGGTGTACGCCATCGAGGACGGAGAGCGTACGTACGCCGGCAAACTCGACCTCGGCGAGGACTACTGCGGTGACGCCGAGGGTGTACGGGAGAACGTCGTCGAACCGGGCCGCTACGCGCTCTGTGCCGACGAGACGCCAGGGTCGTACGAGATCGAAGTCACCGACACGACCGAGAAGAGAGAGGGCAACGACGTCGAGACGACCGGGATCGCTCTCGAACTGTTCCGAGACGGACAGCCGCGACAACTCTCTCGGGTTGACGTGTTCGGCGCCGGCAAAGAGCTCGTGTACGCCAGCGCCGCTGACTTCGACGGTAATGCCACGGCCGGGATTCTCTCCGGACCGCTGAAGACGCTCGACGAGCCTGGCAACGCCGGGACCGACACCGACCCCGAGACCGGCGGGAAAGGCGAGCGCGCCGGGAGTGACGACGGTGTCGAGACGGACCCGAGCCCCCCGGAGAGAGTCCGATGGGAGAGTTCGGGGGGTGACGACTGATGAGCGCGGACGGCCGCGACCGCTCGATACAGAAGCTCACCGTGTTGGCCGCCGTCGGGATGGTGTTACTGGCACTCGGAATCACCGGGGGGAACGCCACCTACGCGTACCTCGCTGACGGGGAGACCCTCGGAACTGCAAACGACCCGAACGTCATCGCGACCGGCAACATCGCCTCCGAACCGGTGACTCCCGGCGCCGGAAACACCGCCCCGACGACCAATGCGGGCAACAGTTCCGGCAGCGATCGCACGTGTGCGGGCAACACCGGCGCCGGTGACGCCGGCACCGACTGCACGACAGCGTCGATGCTGACGGTGTTCGGCGTGCCGGCCATCGCTGCGGTTCGACGGGAGTACAGCCTCCCGGCATCGCGCCGTGGTAGCTGAGATCGGTCGTCGTGAGACCTCATGCGTCGCCTGTGGTGTCCGTGGTCGCCCGACTGCTCAGTGCCGGCGAGGAGGTGCCCGGTCGGTACGTGGTACTGTCGTCGCTCAGAGCACGTCGGGTTCCGTCCCGGAATCCGTTGCTGGCTCGCGCCGGCCGAACCAGTAGCCGAAACCGAACGGGACGACACCGGCGACGAGTCCCAAAAGGACGACGAGCGGCCCGAGGAACAGGCCGACGAGTCCGAGTACGACGGTGATCGCTCCGACGACGAGGACGCCGAGACCGACAGTCAGTCCGGCGAGGCGGAGCCACTGCCGTCGGAACGCCAGCACGCCGGCGAGGACACCGCCTGCGACGACGAGCGCGCTCGCCGGCCCGGTGACGAACCGCGAGAGCGATCCGCTCTCGAACAGGGCAGTGCCGACGAGTGCGACCGGGAGTGCGAGCAGTGCGACCCCGACCGCACGACGCGGTGAGAGCGGGCGGTCGACAGTCGACTCGCGATAGCGGAGCGCGAGCAGGCCGAGTGCGACGGCGAGGTAGCCACGCCCGACCGGGATCAGTGCGAAGCCGACGAAAGTGCCGAGGAGGCGACCGGCGATGGCCGCCTCGTTCTCGGGGGCGACGACGTAGTAGGTTCCATCCTCTTCGTAGAGTCCACGCTCGATGCCGACGCCCGTAGCTGTCGCGTTCCCCGTCTCGACGGCCTGTTGGACGTCTGTGGACGCGGTCTCGACCGGCCGGGCGACCTCCGTGTAGACCGTCGTCGCGTCGACCGGGCGCATCTCGATCTCGACGGACGTCGTCTCGTCGTCTGTCGTCAGATTCCACGCGTAGTACTGGCTGTCCGAGACGACGAATCGGGTCGACTCCAGGTCGTCGAGTACGATCGAGAGGTCCGGCGAGACGGTCCCCGCGTAGGAGCCAGTTCGCTCGGCCTCCCGCACCGGTCGTCTGTGTTCCGGTTCAGTTCCGGCGAGTCGTTCGTTCAGGTCGGCGACGTCCGGAGCGACGTCAGCGACACGCTTGGGGTCCTCCCCCGGTTCGACGGCGGTGGCCGTGTAGGCGACATCACCGCTGGCGACGGCGTGGAAGGTGAAACTACAGCCGAGGCCGACGACGAGGAGGACGACTAGGGCGACGGTGCGGATGGACGGACGCGTGGAGGGCATCGTCCGTCGGTGATGGACGCCGATGTGGTAAGTCGCCCGTCTCGTGTGCGGCCCGTCGAGTCAGTTCCGACTCTGGAGCACGTACGCGATGAGCACGACGCCGAGGATCGAGAGTTGGAGCACATTCACACACAGAATAGGGATATGAGAGGCTCGTAGAGACGCTCTCAGCATCTGTCTTCGCGGTAACCGGTCTTCACACACTGGCTATTTCCCGGTAGAAGTGAGTACAAACGGGTGTGTGAACGGTCAGGAGCCACAGAGACAAACCGGGAGCATGTCGAGTCTGCCGAAAAGGCGGTCGAACGGGCTGTCGCGGGGCGTGTAGCGAGTCAGTCGCCGAATCGTCGATCCCGACTGTCGCAGACACAGCCACGGAGAAATCTTCACAATCGGTCCCCGTCTAGCGATTAGCCCGAGTGTGAAACCCGAACGTCGCCTGTCACGTCCCGTGAAGATATTCTAAAGTGCAGAATTCAGGCGACAGAAGGCTCAAGATACGATATCTCATCACCGAAAAGCAGCTGTCACCTCCGCGAGAATCGGGTTCACACTCGCTCACGAACAGCCCCGAGACCACTCCTACCGGGAGAATACGCCGATTGTGAAGAGACAGCGAGCTACGGAGAGACGGCGAGACGACGGCTCGACGGTGCTGTATCTTCGAAACCGAGTGTGAAACACGGAGACGGGAAGGCGTCACACGAGCCAGCCAGTCTCGAAGAGCATCGTACACAGCCACACAGAGCGGTCTCTCGGTGAACGGCCGGGGAGACGAACCGGGCACTCACAACAGCAAAACCGCACGACTGCACCCGTGTGTGAAGATCGCTTAGTGCAGAAGTGAGAATGAGAGTGAGAGAGCGTCGAGACGTACCTACGTCGTCACTCGCCGATCAGACGCTGCCGTCTCGAAGCGCCTCGACAGGGTAGATGGCCGTACACCCGGGCGTGTCGAGGCGGAACTGCTGGGGTGGCGTGTTCTCGCTGTACGTCTTCTCGACACGGGGAGTACCGTCGAGCGGGTCGTTCAGTGCTTGTAACACGGCATGGCCGTCCTTGCGCGTGAGCACGACCCAGATGGCCTCCTCGACGTCACAGTCGGCCATCTTGTCGAAGTCGTCCGGGGCAGCACGCCGCAGGTCGTGGTTGACGCGTTCGATCTCGACGGCGAGTGTGATGTCACCGTCAGCGTCGAGCCCGGCGATGTCGAGGCGTCTCTCGGCATCGAGGTCGTAGTACGGCATCACCTCGACGACGGGCGAGTCCGGGTCGGCGACGTACGTCGCATCGAGCCACTGGCGGGTCACTTCAGTAGCGAGCACGTGCTGGCTGGACTCCTCTAAGTCGCCTTTGCCGTGGCCGTAATCGACACCCTCGCGGTAGTGCTCGCCGATCACCTTCCGACCGTCCGGAGAGACCGAGTAGAGTCGGTGGGGGTGATCGCCGTCGTGTCGGAGCAGGTCGGCCTCAATGAGCGGATCGATGTCGTCGGTGTCGACGCCGAGATACTCCTGGAGTCGGACCATCGAGTCGGTCGTGAGGTCGTACTCGCGCGGATCGAAGCGGAGTTGCTGGGCGTTGTAGACTGCCTGCAGGAACATGAGCTGTCGGGGCGACCACTCGCTGTCGTGCACCTCTTCTGGAGAGAGTTTGAGGTTGACCGTCGTCACCGGGATGTCGTCGGGGTCGACACGGTCGAGCGAGGAACAACAGTCGATCACCCGGAAGAGGCCGTCCGTCGTCGGGTCGTATCGATTCGTACACTCTCTACAGAGAAGGGTGTGTGCGTCTTTCTGATACTCGACTGTCGGGGGGAGCCGTCGCGTGTAGGGTAACGGGGAGTCGAGTCGGGGGAGTTCGTGCGAGTCGTCCGCATCGTCCGGGTGAGTGGTCGCCGTGGGCGTCTGCTCGTCCGTGTCTGCGACCGGTCGGTGATCCGGTGGCCGCAGACCACACGTATCGGCGGTGCGGTCGAGTGCTGCCTGTCGGAGACGCTGGAAGTCGGCTTCTTCCTCGTCAGGGAGCGGATCGTCACCGAACGAGACACCAGGGAGGGGAGGAGCCGACACGGTGCCGAACGGTAGTGGGAGACGCTCGCCATACGTATTCGGTAGGGAGACGAGCCACTCACCACCTGCGAGCATACCGAGTCGGTTCTGCATCGCTGTTCGGTCGATTTGGTCGGTCGCGAGCATTTTTGCGAGCTCGTCTTCGACAGGGACAGAACCCAGACAGAATGTTGCGACGTTGTTCAGGACTTCCTTGTGGAGTCGGTTACTCTTCTCACGAAGCTGTGCTGGAAACTGCACCATCAGCGCGACCGAGAGATCGAACCCACGGGCTTCCGAGAGTAACTCGGTAAGCGCCGAGGAGGCAGCCACCTTCGCTGCTTCTTCGATGTAGAGATTGACCAGTGGAAGGTCGGCCTCGCTGCCTGCACGTTCGCGTCTCCGCCGAATGGCAAACCAGAGATGAGTGATAATCACGAGTGTGATGACGTTGCTCGATTTGGTTTTCACTCGGCTCATATCGAAGATGATCGTGACGTCCTCGTCGAGGTAGTCCTCGAAATCGAACCCTGGAGCCTTCTCGGTCGCGACGTGATCGAACATTCGAAGGTAGCGTCCCTTCTCTGCAAGTCGGTCGATGCGTGTATTGACGCCGGCCATGATGTTCGTGAACGTTTTGTGATTGTTAGCTGTGGCCGAGGAGAGGGTGCGCTGATGTCGTTCGATCGAAACCGACGGTGCTGACTGCTGTCGTTTCATCTGATCGACGACCTTGTAGAACTCACTGTGGGTGAACGCATCTGCCCCTCCGTGATAGGTGTCGAAACAGACGTGTAATAACGCGGTGATAATCGACTGAGCGTTCATCGCTTTCTCAAAGTGCTCGTCGCCTACAATCTCTTGGAGAATCTCTACGTATAGGTCGATGCGGTCCTCGACAGCGGTCTCACGGTCGATTCCAGCCTCAAGATCACGGCGGATGTCGAAAAACGAGAAGCGAGGGACGCACTCTGCGACATCGAAGATGAGAACGTCGTCGAGACTGCCGTGTCGTCGGTAGTGTGCTCGAAGGAGTTCGTTTAGGTCTGCACCACTTTTCGGTTCGAGATAGATTGTCGCCCCCGCTGGCTTGTCGTTCGTGAGCAGCGCGGTCATCGCAGCCGTTGTTTTCCCCGACCCGGTACTCCCCGCCCAGACGATGTGTCGTGACTGTAACTCGTGTGGTAAGATGAGCGGCTCCTCTGTCACCACGCCATCCTGTGTGACCGGGTGACCGAGCGTCATCCCCGCACCGGTGTACTTCGCGAGTACGTTGCCGGGTGGCCGGGGAAGTGCAGTCTGTTCTGAATCCCTCACACCGAGTGCACGCCGGGCGTCGGTCGTGAGCGCACTCCCGTCTGCGAGCAAAAACGACCCGAGTTCGCGTACGTCGGCGACGACCCACGGATACGCCGTCCGACCGATGCGCGGCATGAAGCGGTGATACCAGCGGCGGAACGGGTGGGGTTCGTGTGTCTGGATCGCTTTGAGCAGTCGCGTGCCCGCCGTCTCTCGGCCGGGTGTGTCTCGACCGTCACCGACGATGTACGGCTTGAAGTCGACGTACTCGGTGCCGACAGCAGCAAATGCGGTTGCGAGATCACGACAGACACTCGTTGCCGCCTCACGTCGGCGTGCTGTGGTCTCTGTGTCCTCGTCCACGGGGACGAAGACGACAGCCCGGAGCGAGAGGTCGAACGAGTGGTGGACGTCGCGTGCCTCGATCGCGTCGATGCGTTTCTGGACTTCGGGGTGGACACGGCGGCCGTACTGCCGGGAGACGGGGTCGTGTTCGGTCCGTCTGTAGTCGGGGATGTCTGGTTGTCGGTGCTGCTGTTGGTCAGGTTCGCCGAACCACGGCGCGATCCACGCCTGAAAAAAGCGCTGTCCCCAGGTGTCACGCTGCTCGACGAGTCGTATTGTGCGGTCCTCCCTGCTTCGTTGCCAGTTGTCCCGTGGCGTGACGAGGACGTCGAAGATGACCGGGTACGGGGTGCTCGTCAGCGTCTCGACGACGTTCGTGAGCGGGACACGACTGTTCTGTGCGTGTGTGTCTCCGTCGTCGAGAAACGCCGCAAAGGGCGTGAGTGCAGTCTGCCAGTCGAGCTTCCGGTCGCCGACCGCGCGGATCTCACACCCGACGAGTGTGTACTCGGTCGCGGTCGTGAGTGCCGTCTCGTCGATGTCCCCTGAAGACAGTTCGTAGG
This genomic window from Salinirubrum litoreum contains:
- a CDS encoding helix-turn-helix domain-containing protein is translated as MSSAIADSRSAETPSRDDVFEVLSNGRRRNVVRALERAGGTVEISDLAEQVAAWENDVPPEEVTYHQRKRTYTALQQFHLPKMDEAGALHYDSDRGVIEPADDLADFNVYLEVVPGSSFPRSKLYLGLATACVVLGVAGWVGLFPVTLVPPLAWGAVFVGLFVGAALVQRRASQSVEADADGSGYGS
- a CDS encoding type IV secretory system conjugative DNA transfer family protein, with the protein product MPLQRTVRSALPNTYELSSGDIDETALTTATEYTLVGCEIRAVGDRKLDWQTALTPFAAFLDDGDTHAQNSRVPLTNVVETLTSTPYPVIFDVLVTPRDNWQRSREDRTIRLVEQRDTWGQRFFQAWIAPWFGEPDQQQHRQPDIPDYRRTEHDPVSRQYGRRVHPEVQKRIDAIEARDVHHSFDLSLRAVVFVPVDEDTETTARRREAATSVCRDLATAFAAVGTEYVDFKPYIVGDGRDTPGRETAGTRLLKAIQTHEPHPFRRWYHRFMPRIGRTAYPWVVADVRELGSFLLADGSALTTDARRALGVRDSEQTALPRPPGNVLAKYTGAGMTLGHPVTQDGVVTEEPLILPHELQSRHIVWAGSTGSGKTTAAMTALLTNDKPAGATIYLEPKSGADLNELLRAHYRRHGSLDDVLIFDVAECVPRFSFFDIRRDLEAGIDRETAVEDRIDLYVEILQEIVGDEHFEKAMNAQSIITALLHVCFDTYHGGADAFTHSEFYKVVDQMKRQQSAPSVSIERHQRTLSSATANNHKTFTNIMAGVNTRIDRLAEKGRYLRMFDHVATEKAPGFDFEDYLDEDVTIIFDMSRVKTKSSNVITLVIITHLWFAIRRRRERAGSEADLPLVNLYIEEAAKVAASSALTELLSEARGFDLSVALMVQFPAQLREKSNRLHKEVLNNVATFCLGSVPVEDELAKMLATDQIDRTAMQNRLGMLAGGEWLVSLPNTYGERLPLPFGTVSAPPLPGVSFGDDPLPDEEEADFQRLRQAALDRTADTCGLRPPDHRPVADTDEQTPTATTHPDDADDSHELPRLDSPLPYTRRLPPTVEYQKDAHTLLCRECTNRYDPTTDGLFRVIDCCSSLDRVDPDDIPVTTVNLKLSPEEVHDSEWSPRQLMFLQAVYNAQQLRFDPREYDLTTDSMVRLQEYLGVDTDDIDPLIEADLLRHDGDHPHRLYSVSPDGRKVIGEHYREGVDYGHGKGDLEESSQHVLATEVTRQWLDATYVADPDSPVVEVMPYYDLDAERRLDIAGLDADGDITLAVEIERVNHDLRRAAPDDFDKMADCDVEEAIWVVLTRKDGHAVLQALNDPLDGTPRVEKTYSENTPPQQFRLDTPGCTAIYPVEALRDGSV